The proteins below come from a single Falco rusticolus isolate bFalRus1 chromosome 18, bFalRus1.pri, whole genome shotgun sequence genomic window:
- the CCDC43 gene encoding coiled-coil domain-containing protein 43, with product MAAPGEEAEGFAAWLAARLEALGLDRAVYGAYIQGLLREEESDEERLEALCGVLAACLEEDLLNDVCREVVEKWSESQIVDAKEKKEDDIQAIASMMEKQAKIVVKPKEVSQEEKQRKAALLAQYANVTDEEDGEDEQDGSIATAVNIASEKSLFRNTNVEDVLNARKLERELLRDEFQKKKEQDKLQREKDKLAKQERKEKEKKRTQKGERKR from the exons ATGGCGGCGCCCGGCGAGGAGGCGGAGGGCTTTGCGGCCTGGCTGGCGGCGCGGTTGGAGGCGCTGGGCCTCGACCGCGCCGTTTACGGTGCTTATATCCAGGGGCTGCTCCGCGAAGAGGAGAGCGACGAGGAGCGGCTGGAGGCGCTGTGCGGCgtcctggctgcctgcctg GAAGAAGATCTCTTAAACGATGTTTGCAGGGAAGTAGTCGAGAAGTGGTCTGAATCTCAGATTGTTGAcgccaaagagaaaaaagaag ATGATATCCAAGCCATTGCCAGCATGATGGAGAAGCAGGCCAAGATTGTGGTGAAGCCAAAGGAGGTCTCCcaggaggagaagcagaggaaagctgCCCTCCTGGCCCAGTATGCCAACGTGACGGACGAGGAGGA TGGTGAGGATGAACAGGATGGATCGATTGCGACAGCTGTAAATATTGCATCAGAAAAAT CGCTGTTCCGAAACACAAATGTGGAGGATGTTTTGAATGCCAGGAAGCTGGAACGGGAGCTGCTGCGAGATgaattccagaagaaaaaagagcaagatAAGCTCCAGCGAGAGAAGGATAAGCTAGCCAAGCAGGAGcggaaggaaaaggagaagaaaaggacaCAAAAAGGCGAGCGGAAACGATAG